One Ignavibacterium album JCM 16511 genomic region harbors:
- a CDS encoding TonB-dependent receptor, producing the protein MFPKLYKIFIIIMFAVSFVYAQNGRISGTVTDKQTGEPLIGANIIVVGTTFGAATNVNGEYIINNIPAGNYTVKASYIGYQDVTVSNLSVNAGLTTRLNFELTSSQISTEEVVIISERPLIEKTSTNAKRIVDSDRLEELGMRGVQEVVALQPGVVLQNGRLFIRGSRPDETGYTVEGADVKDVLNRNGGSLVNVIPDAVQEVSVQAGGYTAEFGNANAGIVSSEFKTGTNNYHFSFRSETDNFGNYPGDKFLGTYSYGYSSNVFTVSGPTFTDKLKFFLSGENTFSRDNPKFFSANPKQFSDGALWDTTKIFDTGVSGGNRNEYQILKWGDANLPGNMNNRYTANGTLLFDNNPLFLRLAGAYSRTKSQGMNNIINLFNTDRLAMNDVSTLLLNLKGTYLLGSNSFIEGLVGYYDYRGKTYDPVFGDDFLAYSDSLAAAKFGWVYSNYFSDPADYDFYGFPFSRPGANLTGYTKDHNNYLTASLAYTGQVDIHALKIGGSYQRYTVRRWQVGNPGNFLSTVRNNPDLARDSLATLISTTLFANFNNYGFDVFGNETDEEGLFAPKHPVFASAYIVDRIEISDLIINAGLRFDHIDMDSWAWVDPRLPVFDTRTNLIPDSAITKGDKFNFVSPRLGFAFPISDKTVFHLQYGKFVQAPSLDIAYRGVFIAAQQLRSANLFTNPIAYNPNPIRTTQYEVGFGHQFSEYAAFDVTAFYKDIKGQIQYAIIPTAPGAFRANYSAFVNQDFATTKGVELSLKLRRVSRVSGSIDYTFSSAEGTNSLSNSGLGSTEVNRNVPTVLIPLDYNQTHRGSIFIDYRFDKDDGGPILERLGLNMLLTFNSGHPFTYSQWTGLGQSSAWTGGLTPIGTGDTRGRRPIGPINSAKTPWVYNIDLRIDKTVTIYNLDVNFYIQVFNLLNTKSVINVYDKTGNAYDDGFLSTTDAQTLIQGDPGRYERFADLYRAINLENRQAAYAVYGYDLFGAPRQLRVGVWINY; encoded by the coding sequence ATGTTTCCTAAACTTTACAAAATTTTTATAATTATAATGTTCGCTGTTTCGTTTGTTTATGCACAGAATGGAAGAATATCCGGTACTGTTACAGACAAACAAACCGGTGAACCGTTAATCGGTGCAAACATTATAGTTGTCGGAACAACTTTTGGCGCAGCGACAAATGTAAATGGCGAATATATAATTAATAACATTCCGGCTGGTAATTACACAGTTAAAGCATCTTATATCGGTTATCAGGATGTTACTGTTAGTAATTTATCCGTTAATGCCGGATTGACTACGCGATTAAATTTTGAACTGACATCTTCGCAGATATCAACTGAAGAAGTGGTTATTATTTCTGAAAGACCTCTTATTGAAAAAACTTCAACAAATGCTAAAAGAATTGTTGATAGTGACCGTCTCGAAGAACTCGGAATGAGAGGTGTTCAGGAAGTTGTTGCACTTCAGCCTGGTGTTGTTCTGCAGAATGGCAGATTGTTCATTCGTGGTAGCAGACCAGATGAAACTGGATACACTGTTGAAGGCGCAGATGTAAAAGATGTTCTTAACAGAAACGGTGGCTCTTTGGTAAATGTAATACCCGATGCAGTTCAGGAAGTTTCTGTTCAGGCAGGTGGATATACTGCTGAATTTGGTAATGCAAATGCAGGTATCGTTTCATCCGAATTTAAAACTGGTACAAACAATTACCATTTCTCATTCAGATCAGAAACGGACAACTTTGGAAATTATCCGGGTGATAAATTCCTCGGAACATATTCTTACGGATACTCAAGTAATGTCTTCACTGTAAGTGGTCCGACATTTACAGATAAATTAAAATTCTTCTTATCCGGTGAGAATACATTTAGCAGAGACAATCCAAAATTCTTTAGTGCAAATCCAAAACAATTTTCAGACGGAGCTTTGTGGGATACAACAAAAATATTTGATACGGGAGTCTCCGGAGGAAATAGGAATGAATATCAAATTTTGAAATGGGGAGATGCAAATCTGCCTGGTAACATGAATAATCGTTATACAGCTAACGGTACATTGTTATTCGATAACAATCCTTTATTCCTGAGACTCGCAGGCGCTTATTCCAGAACTAAAAGTCAGGGAATGAATAATATCATAAATCTCTTCAATACCGACCGTTTAGCGATGAATGATGTTTCAACATTATTGTTGAATTTGAAAGGAACTTATCTCTTAGGTTCTAATTCATTTATTGAAGGACTTGTTGGATATTATGATTATCGCGGCAAAACATACGATCCGGTTTTTGGAGATGATTTTCTGGCATACAGTGATAGTCTTGCAGCAGCAAAATTTGGTTGGGTATATTCAAACTATTTCTCAGACCCTGCTGATTATGATTTCTATGGATTTCCATTCAGCAGACCAGGAGCTAATCTTACTGGCTACACAAAAGACCACAACAATTATCTGACCGCTTCATTGGCTTATACCGGTCAGGTTGATATTCACGCATTAAAAATCGGTGGTTCATATCAGAGATATACTGTAAGAAGATGGCAGGTTGGAAATCCTGGTAACTTCTTATCAACAGTAAGAAACAATCCTGATCTTGCAAGAGACTCGCTGGCAACATTAATAAGTACAACACTTTTCGCAAACTTCAATAACTACGGCTTTGATGTTTTTGGTAATGAAACAGACGAAGAAGGATTGTTTGCACCAAAGCATCCGGTATTTGCTTCAGCATATATCGTAGATAGAATTGAAATAAGTGACCTTATCATTAACGCTGGATTAAGATTTGACCACATTGATATGGATAGCTGGGCTTGGGTTGATCCAAGATTACCTGTATTCGATACCAGAACTAACCTTATTCCGGACTCTGCAATAACAAAAGGCGATAAGTTCAATTTTGTTTCACCTAGATTGGGATTTGCTTTCCCGATTTCTGATAAAACAGTTTTCCACTTACAATATGGTAAATTTGTTCAGGCACCAAGTTTGGACATAGCTTATCGTGGAGTATTTATTGCTGCTCAGCAGCTAAGATCTGCAAACCTGTTTACGAACCCGATTGCTTACAATCCAAACCCAATAAGAACAACTCAGTATGAAGTTGGATTCGGACATCAATTTTCTGAATACGCAGCTTTTGATGTCACAGCCTTCTATAAAGACATTAAAGGTCAGATTCAGTATGCAATTATTCCAACAGCACCTGGTGCTTTCAGAGCAAATTATTCAGCTTTCGTAAATCAGGACTTTGCTACAACCAAAGGTGTCGAATTAAGCTTAAAACTCAGGAGAGTTTCGAGAGTAAGTGGTTCCATTGATTATACCTTCTCTTCAGCTGAAGGAACAAACTCACTTTCAAACAGTGGATTAGGTTCAACTGAAGTTAACAGAAATGTTCCTACTGTTTTGATTCCGCTGGATTATAATCAAACCCACAGAGGTTCTATCTTTATTGATTACAGATTCGATAAAGACGATGGTGGACCAATACTCGAAAGATTAGGTCTGAACATGCTGCTTACATTTAACAGTGGTCACCCATTCACATATTCACAATGGACAGGTTTGGGGCAATCTTCTGCCTGGACAGGTGGATTAACCCCAATCGGAACCGGTGATACAAGAGGAAGAAGACCAATAGGTCCAATCAATTCAGCTAAGACACCGTGGGTTTACAATATTGACTTAAGAATTGATAAGACAGTAACTATTTATAACCTTGATGTAAACTTCTACATTCAGGTATTTAATCTTCTGAATACAAAGAGTGTAATAAATGTTTATGATAAAACCGGAAATGCTTACGATGATGGATTCTTATCAACAACCGATGCACAAACTCTGATTCAAGGTGATCCGGGCAGATATGAAAGATTTGCCGATCTATACAGAGCCATAAATCTGGAAAACAGACAGGCAGCTTATGCAGTTTATGGATACGATTTATTCGGAGCACCAAGACAACTCAGAGTTGGTGTTTGGATTAACTATTAA
- a CDS encoding T9SS type A sorting domain-containing protein, translating into MKQLKLLITVITLIFLVYPHSLSAKYEVDPKDKGKKPIFQKTWANPVMSIMNINNASMWVNDNGFHDWVIGGGWNGAFPIGTTVGAIFAEGIVWGGLVNDGNAPVVRVNGNTYGSGTNAIDRLYRVRPDYARADLRNDAATFLQVPPSSVTDADIQTIREQYAKDWNEWPATQGAPFDDKNGNGIYEPAVDVPGIPGASQTLFIRYDDSGSEGNYGSPAIGLEISETYWAYAVTGPLANVIFKKVNIIYKGTPTSSPTSTIDSMYIVQWADPDVGNSTDDFAGCDTVLNLGYAYSSKASDATYAGIGFPPPAVGYDFLSGVSKYTGNPDDSAIVDLKWKKGYKYVNRKPMSSFVYFAAGGSWSDPSFNYNGTLQFYNLMRGKLPEPRYPSGLDFPPEVVDYAPDGTFLLAGDPVFGLGKIDGKKEGPGDRRIMVTNGPISLNLGDTAQVVLALVYGMGKNNLSSISSMKFNDQFAQFAFDQLFNVPVMPTPDVSAAQVDNKVSISWSMDPEVKDAIENSPHGPYEFEGYAVYQLPAGSVDIKDPKAVRIAIFDVVNGVSVLSDKFLDEATGLIYSKPVAFLDNTKGIQRYLTIDKDYINNKGLINGQSYTFAVTAIAYNNDPGLPANILESAPAILNVVPQSTTPGVRYNSVVGDTIKAIHQSGGSDGSVYAIVVDPSKLKGHNYEVTFEETVDGTVWNLKDVTENRIVLSNQLNQLGNDDYAIVDGMLVKVVGPPFAGVKDWDIPNGTRRFTWAGGADGLHFEGFNGALGYASPRSIFDDGVMIVTPPELKNVVLKLASVNFTGDYDPPFDLNDPNVSYGYRYMRRASQPPAKPEFAPYILNPTAGYAFQEFAKNVPLSAWNVDDPNNPQRLAVGFLENNAVNGLVDGKYWPGNHNNYDNVDGDGPREWLFIFDAPYSETSDPTMAQEIIGSDARVMYFATWARRGAAVFSPNASGEDEFLILANKVNSVADVFTFSTPKPSYNPDLAKEDVDKINVFPNPYYGYQYRETAPNNKYVTFSHLPEKAVIRIFDLSGVLVRTINHNSTNQFETWDLQNDNNYPVASGIYIVYIDMPDLGKTKILKLAIVNEQQMLKVY; encoded by the coding sequence ATGAAACAATTAAAATTATTAATAACAGTAATTACACTCATCTTTCTGGTTTATCCTCATTCTTTGTCTGCCAAATATGAGGTTGACCCAAAGGATAAAGGTAAAAAGCCCATTTTCCAAAAAACCTGGGCTAATCCTGTCATGAGCATAATGAACATTAACAACGCTTCAATGTGGGTTAATGACAATGGATTTCATGATTGGGTAATTGGTGGTGGTTGGAATGGCGCATTTCCAATCGGTACAACTGTAGGAGCCATTTTTGCTGAAGGTATTGTATGGGGTGGTTTGGTAAATGATGGAAATGCTCCTGTTGTGAGAGTAAACGGTAACACATACGGTTCCGGTACAAATGCTATTGATAGACTTTACAGAGTAAGACCAGATTATGCCAGAGCTGATTTGAGAAATGATGCAGCAACATTTTTACAAGTTCCACCTTCATCCGTAACGGATGCTGATATTCAAACAATCCGCGAACAGTATGCTAAAGATTGGAATGAATGGCCTGCAACACAAGGTGCACCATTCGACGATAAAAACGGAAACGGAATTTATGAACCTGCTGTAGATGTTCCCGGAATTCCAGGTGCCTCTCAAACATTATTCATTCGTTATGATGACTCCGGTTCAGAAGGAAACTATGGCTCACCTGCAATCGGATTGGAAATTTCAGAAACCTATTGGGCTTATGCGGTAACAGGTCCTTTAGCAAATGTTATTTTCAAAAAAGTAAATATCATTTATAAAGGAACACCAACTTCAAGCCCAACTTCTACGATTGACAGTATGTACATTGTTCAATGGGCTGATCCTGATGTCGGCAATTCAACGGACGATTTTGCAGGTTGCGATACGGTATTAAATCTTGGTTATGCTTATAGTTCAAAAGCTTCCGATGCAACTTATGCAGGAATTGGTTTTCCACCTCCGGCGGTAGGTTATGACTTTTTATCTGGTGTTTCTAAATATACCGGCAATCCTGATGATAGTGCAATCGTAGATTTGAAGTGGAAAAAAGGTTACAAATATGTCAACCGAAAACCAATGAGTTCTTTTGTCTATTTTGCTGCAGGTGGTTCCTGGAGCGATCCTTCATTCAATTATAACGGTACCTTGCAGTTTTATAATCTGATGAGAGGAAAACTTCCTGAACCACGATATCCTTCCGGTTTAGACTTTCCACCTGAAGTAGTTGACTACGCACCAGATGGAACATTCTTACTGGCTGGTGATCCTGTTTTCGGACTTGGGAAAATAGATGGTAAGAAAGAAGGTCCTGGTGATAGAAGAATAATGGTTACCAACGGACCAATTTCATTAAATCTTGGTGATACAGCACAAGTTGTTCTTGCTCTGGTTTATGGAATGGGGAAGAATAACCTATCCAGTATAAGTTCAATGAAGTTCAATGATCAGTTTGCACAATTTGCATTTGATCAGCTTTTTAATGTGCCTGTAATGCCAACTCCTGATGTAAGTGCAGCACAGGTTGATAACAAAGTATCAATCAGCTGGTCTATGGACCCTGAAGTAAAAGATGCAATTGAAAACTCGCCTCATGGTCCTTATGAATTTGAAGGATATGCTGTTTATCAATTGCCTGCAGGTTCAGTAGATATTAAAGATCCAAAAGCCGTTAGAATTGCAATCTTTGATGTTGTTAATGGTGTATCTGTCCTTTCAGATAAATTTCTCGATGAAGCAACAGGTCTAATTTATTCAAAACCAGTTGCATTCCTTGATAACACCAAAGGAATTCAGAGGTATCTGACAATTGACAAGGATTACATTAACAACAAAGGATTGATAAACGGACAATCTTATACATTTGCGGTAACTGCAATTGCTTATAATAATGATCCGGGATTACCTGCAAATATTCTTGAATCTGCTCCGGCTATTTTGAATGTTGTTCCTCAGTCAACCACACCTGGCGTTCGATATAATTCTGTGGTTGGTGATACAATAAAGGCAATTCATCAATCCGGAGGCAGTGATGGTTCTGTGTACGCAATCGTTGTAGATCCTTCAAAACTTAAAGGTCATAATTACGAAGTTACTTTTGAAGAGACCGTTGATGGAACTGTTTGGAATTTAAAGGATGTAACTGAAAACCGAATAGTCTTATCAAATCAACTAAATCAGCTAGGTAATGATGATTACGCAATTGTTGATGGTATGCTGGTTAAAGTTGTGGGACCACCTTTCGCAGGAGTGAAAGATTGGGATATTCCTAACGGTACAAGAAGATTTACCTGGGCTGGCGGCGCTGATGGTTTACACTTTGAAGGATTTAACGGCGCTCTGGGATATGCAAGCCCAAGAAGCATTTTTGATGATGGTGTTATGATTGTTACTCCACCCGAATTGAAAAATGTTGTATTGAAATTAGCAAGTGTTAATTTCACTGGTGATTATGATCCACCATTTGATCTGAATGATCCGAATGTTTCTTATGGATACCGATATATGAGAAGAGCCAGTCAACCACCTGCAAAGCCAGAATTTGCTCCGTACATATTAAATCCAACTGCTGGATATGCATTTCAGGAATTTGCTAAAAATGTTCCACTATCTGCCTGGAATGTTGATGACCCGAATAATCCACAAAGACTTGCAGTTGGTTTCCTTGAAAACAATGCTGTTAATGGATTAGTTGATGGTAAATACTGGCCGGGTAATCATAATAACTATGATAATGTTGATGGTGATGGACCAAGAGAATGGTTATTCATTTTCGATGCACCTTACAGTGAAACATCTGACCCAACAATGGCTCAGGAAATTATCGGCTCAGATGCAAGAGTAATGTATTTTGCAACCTGGGCAAGAAGAGGTGCAGCAGTATTTTCACCAAATGCTTCGGGCGAAGATGAATTCCTTATCCTCGCAAACAAAGTAAACTCTGTAGCAGATGTATTTACATTTTCAACTCCAAAACCTTCTTATAACCCTGATCTGGCTAAAGAAGATGTAGATAAGATAAATGTATTCCCGAATCCATATTATGGATATCAATACCGAGAAACTGCTCCGAATAACAAGTATGTTACATTCAGTCATTTACCCGAAAAAGCAGTTATCAGAATATTTGATCTGAGTGGCGTATTGGTACGAACTATCAATCACAACTCAACAAATCAGTTCGAAACATGGGATTTACAGAATGATAACAACTATCCGGTAGCCAGTGGCATTTATATCGTTTATATCGATATGCCTGATTTAGGAAAAACCAAAATACTTAAACTGGCTATCGTAAATGAACAACAAATGCTTAAGGTTTATTAA
- a CDS encoding PorV/PorQ family protein translates to MIQLQRILLVLLIIGITGVEVFAGGQNRAGTAGAPELRIPVGARYLSMAGSSISFVKGLESIYWNPAGVDLSTSDANAIFSHRSYIADMSMNFVAASGRLGDIGTIGLSFRSLNIGDINVTTMDQPDGTGQIISPSYFVLGLTYSKQLTDRISVGANFNLISENIDRVSASTFAFDFGVQYRDLFSMPGFNLGVVVKNLGAPIKFDGNGLYVNAEDPNSQRGPTFLKIDAASAELPSEIAIGLSYQRNFDNDNSLTVSTTFQNNNYSYDDYKFGLEYSYKNLLYLRGGYLWAPQSDDNTPNIFQNYTVGVGLNLAEFSGLDLSVDYAYVPVKFFDANHVFAISFGF, encoded by the coding sequence ATGATACAACTTCAAAGAATATTATTAGTCCTACTGATAATAGGAATAACCGGCGTTGAAGTCTTTGCCGGTGGTCAGAACCGCGCCGGTACAGCAGGTGCACCTGAATTAAGAATACCTGTCGGTGCCCGATATCTGAGTATGGCAGGTTCATCTATCTCCTTTGTAAAAGGATTGGAATCAATTTACTGGAATCCTGCTGGTGTTGATCTTAGCACAAGCGATGCTAACGCTATCTTCTCTCATCGTTCATACATTGCTGATATGTCAATGAATTTTGTTGCAGCAAGCGGCAGATTGGGTGATATTGGAACTATTGGTCTGTCATTCAGGTCTCTTAACATCGGTGATATCAATGTTACTACAATGGACCAACCTGATGGAACCGGACAGATAATCAGTCCCAGCTATTTCGTTCTTGGATTAACTTACTCGAAGCAGCTTACAGACAGAATATCCGTTGGTGCAAACTTCAATCTCATCAGTGAAAACATTGACAGAGTAAGTGCCAGCACTTTCGCATTCGACTTTGGTGTACAGTATAGAGATTTATTCTCAATGCCCGGATTTAATCTTGGTGTTGTTGTCAAGAATCTTGGTGCACCAATTAAATTTGATGGAAACGGATTATATGTTAATGCTGAAGATCCTAATTCTCAGAGAGGTCCAACATTTCTGAAGATTGATGCTGCTTCTGCAGAATTGCCTTCTGAAATTGCAATTGGACTTTCGTATCAAAGAAATTTTGATAATGATAATTCTTTGACTGTTTCAACCACTTTCCAGAATAATAACTACTCTTATGATGACTACAAATTTGGTCTGGAATATTCTTACAAAAATTTACTCTATCTGAGAGGCGGCTATCTTTGGGCTCCGCAATCAGATGATAATACACCGAATATTTTCCAGAATTACACTGTTGGAGTAGGATTAAATTTAGCTGAGTTCAGTGGATTGGATCTGTCAGTAGATTATGCTTATGTGCCTGTTAAGTTTTTCGATGCAAATCATGTTTTCGCTATATCATTCGGGTTTTAG
- a CDS encoding helicase HerA-like domain-containing protein, which yields MTTKEKFIETIQQGYSFKGDSIIFGTAIFDSEAIPNLHIKMPLATINRHGLIAGATGTGKTKTVQLFAEALSDKSIPVLLMDIKGDLSGIAAEGISNPKISERHNKIGLPYQPKKFPVEFLTLSDEKGVRLRATVSEFGPILISKILELNDVQSGLVSVLFKYCDDNNLPLLDLKDFKKILQYASNDGKQEIEKEYGNISTTSMGTILRKVIELEQQGANKFFGERSFDVEDLLRLDENGNGMISVLRLIDLQNRPKLFSTFMLCLLAEIYQTFPELGDRPEPKFVIVIDEAHLIFNEASKALLEQIETIIKLIRSKGVGIYFCTQNPQDVPASVLSQLGLKIQHALRAFTAQDRKMIKLTAENYPLSEFYKTDEMLTSLGIGEAAITVLNEKGIPTPLAATLLCAPRSRMDVLTDDELNEIISKSKLIPKYNEIIDRESAYEILNQKLERAAQQASNEISKEVPQVRFPQQTKTTTRRTEKSAAEKIASSPLAKQVGRTLVRELTRGIFGVLLGGKKR from the coding sequence ATGACCACAAAAGAAAAATTTATCGAAACTATCCAGCAGGGATATAGTTTCAAAGGTGACTCAATTATTTTCGGTACAGCCATTTTTGATAGCGAAGCTATACCAAATCTGCACATCAAAATGCCGCTTGCAACAATAAACCGTCACGGACTAATAGCAGGTGCAACCGGAACAGGTAAAACTAAAACAGTTCAACTTTTTGCAGAAGCTTTATCGGACAAAAGCATTCCTGTTTTGCTAATGGATATTAAAGGTGATCTAAGTGGAATTGCTGCTGAAGGTATTTCTAATCCAAAGATTTCAGAAAGACATAATAAAATTGGTTTACCTTATCAACCAAAAAAATTTCCGGTAGAATTCCTTACTCTTTCTGATGAAAAGGGAGTGAGATTAAGAGCTACTGTTTCTGAGTTCGGTCCGATTCTTATTTCAAAAATATTAGAGTTGAATGATGTTCAATCAGGACTTGTTTCTGTTCTCTTTAAATATTGTGATGATAATAATCTTCCTTTACTCGATCTTAAAGATTTTAAGAAGATCTTACAGTACGCTTCCAACGATGGCAAACAAGAAATTGAAAAGGAATATGGAAATATATCCACAACTTCTATGGGAACAATTCTTAGAAAAGTTATTGAACTTGAACAACAAGGTGCGAATAAATTTTTTGGTGAAAGATCTTTTGATGTAGAAGATTTACTTCGTTTAGATGAGAATGGAAACGGAATGATCTCTGTTCTTAGATTAATTGATTTACAAAATCGTCCAAAACTTTTTTCAACCTTTATGTTGTGTCTTCTTGCCGAAATATATCAAACATTTCCCGAATTAGGTGACAGACCTGAGCCTAAATTTGTAATAGTAATTGATGAAGCACATCTGATTTTTAATGAGGCAAGTAAAGCTTTGTTAGAGCAAATTGAAACAATAATAAAACTAATTCGCTCAAAAGGAGTTGGAATATATTTCTGTACACAAAATCCTCAGGATGTTCCAGCTTCGGTATTAAGTCAATTAGGATTAAAGATTCAACACGCATTAAGGGCTTTTACTGCACAGGATAGAAAAATGATTAAGCTTACAGCAGAGAATTATCCTTTAAGTGAGTTTTATAAAACAGATGAAATGCTAACCTCACTTGGTATTGGAGAAGCTGCAATTACTGTGCTGAACGAAAAAGGTATTCCGACTCCGCTGGCAGCAACTTTGTTATGTGCACCTCGTTCGAGAATGGATGTTTTAACTGATGATGAGTTAAATGAAATTATATCAAAGTCAAAATTAATCCCAAAGTACAATGAGATAATTGATCGGGAGAGTGCTTACGAAATTCTTAATCAAAAGTTAGAAAGAGCTGCACAGCAAGCCTCAAATGAAATAAGCAAAGAAGTTCCTCAGGTAAGATTTCCTCAGCAAACAAAAACAACAACTAGAAGAACTGAAAAATCTGCTGCTGAAAAAATTGCGAGCAGTCCGTTAGCAAAACAAGTCGGAAGAACTTTAGTAAGAGAGCTTACCAGAGGCATATTTGGTGTTCTTTTGGGAGGAAAGAAAAGGTAA
- a CDS encoding DUF3078 domain-containing protein: protein MRKLFFLILFSASIISAQDVADSLLIQGWNPTGVVGVNLSQIAFKDWTQGGSNALAYTLFSNFGVIYFDNPWKWRTNLKAAYGRTKLEDQGYRTTDNEFYFESILTRKIGWPVDPYFALTIRSSLTKGYDYKSDPAVQIVDFFDPGYVSQALGFQYSHGEIFSSRLGVALQQTFANKFAAAYTDDIETTDKIEDFKFDTGIESVTEVKYNFYDNMTYLSFLRLFSRFNSLDVWDVRWDNTIAAKVNNYITVNFNVVLVHEISQSRKTQIKEAINIGFAYSLF, encoded by the coding sequence ATGAGGAAACTATTTTTTTTAATTCTATTCTCTGCAAGTATTATTTCTGCACAGGATGTTGCTGATTCTCTGTTAATACAAGGTTGGAATCCAACCGGCGTTGTTGGTGTAAATCTTTCTCAGATTGCATTCAAGGATTGGACCCAAGGTGGTTCGAATGCTTTAGCATATACTTTATTTTCAAATTTTGGAGTCATCTACTTTGATAATCCCTGGAAATGGCGAACCAATCTTAAAGCAGCTTATGGAAGAACGAAGCTTGAAGACCAGGGTTATAGGACTACTGATAATGAATTTTATTTTGAAAGTATTTTAACAAGAAAAATCGGTTGGCCTGTTGACCCATATTTTGCTCTTACAATCCGGTCTTCTCTTACAAAAGGATATGATTATAAATCAGATCCTGCAGTTCAGATTGTTGATTTTTTTGATCCCGGTTATGTATCTCAGGCGTTAGGTTTTCAATATTCACATGGTGAAATTTTTTCATCACGACTTGGAGTAGCTTTGCAGCAGACCTTTGCAAATAAATTTGCAGCGGCTTATACTGATGATATTGAAACAACTGATAAGATTGAAGATTTCAAGTTTGATACTGGTATTGAATCAGTAACGGAAGTAAAATATAATTTTTATGATAATATGACTTATTTAAGTTTTCTTAGATTGTTTTCAAGATTCAATTCACTTGATGTCTGGGATGTAAGATGGGATAATACAATAGCAGCTAAGGTGAATAATTATATCACGGTAAATTTTAATGTTGTTCTTGTTCACGAAATAAGTCAAAGCAGAAAGACTCAAATAAAAGAAGCCATTAACATCGGATTTGCTTATAGTTTGTTTTAA